The genomic region CAGCGCAAAGCTTGAAAAACCATGCCTGAACAAAGCAATGATTATAGGGTGGTGGTGTTTGGAGCAGGAGGAGTTGGCAAGAGTTCGCTGGTCCTGAGATTTGTTAAAGGCACCTTCAGAGACAGTTACATCCCTACAATTGAAGACACCTACAGGCAGGTGATCAGCTGCGATAAGAGCATATGCACTTTGCAGATCACTGACACAACAGGGAGCCATCAGTTTCCTGCCATGCAGCGTTTGTCTATTTCCAAAGGACATGCTTTCATTTTGGTCTACTCGGTCACCAGCCGGCAGTCCTTGGAGGAACTCAAGCCTATCTACGAACAGATCTGCCAAATCAAAGGGGATATAGACAGCATTCCAATCATGCTGGTGGGGAACAAGAACGACGAGGACCACAACCGAGAGGTACAGACCAACGATGGAGAAGCCCTGGCCAAAAAGTGGAAGTGTGCCTTCATGGAGACCTCTGCCAAGATGAACCACAACGTGAAGGAGTTGTTCCAGGAGCTGCTGAACTTGGAAAAACGCAGGACTGTGAGCTTACAGATTGACGGCAAAAAAAGCAAgcaacagaaaaggaaagaaaaactaaAAGGCAAATGTGTCATTATGTGAAAATAGCAGTATCCCGGAGCTGCCATCTAGACTCCTACTTCTGACTGTACCATGTTTCAGACCTGTACGCaatggaaaaaacacacacacacacatgtgagaCTGTTTTATTAATGCTGTTTTGAAAATATACCGGAAGTAAA from Lacerta agilis isolate rLacAgi1 chromosome 11, rLacAgi1.pri, whole genome shotgun sequence harbors:
- the DIRAS2 gene encoding GTP-binding protein Di-Ras2, translated to MPEQSNDYRVVVFGAGGVGKSSLVLRFVKGTFRDSYIPTIEDTYRQVISCDKSICTLQITDTTGSHQFPAMQRLSISKGHAFILVYSVTSRQSLEELKPIYEQICQIKGDIDSIPIMLVGNKNDEDHNREVQTNDGEALAKKWKCAFMETSAKMNHNVKELFQELLNLEKRRTVSLQIDGKKSKQQKRKEKLKGKCVIM